ACTTTGAGTACCTTGTATGTTCTTGAGGCAAAACCTCAGGGCAAAATTAATCAAATCTTCTCTCTTCCAAAAATAAGATCTTTGAATAtgattgtcaaaaaaaaaaaaaaaaaaacaaacttaaatgaCTTGCACCAAATCTTTTTAGGGCCGAGGCTATGATAATACAAAGAGCACAGTTGTGCTCTAATTATTATGTTATCAAAGTTATCATTCTATTATTGCTGGAAAGCAACCATAGTTTCCTAATATGAACATTAGGAAACATTATATCCACTCTTAGCACTTTTGAATGTTTGTCATCACAACATGAATTATactctgttgtgtttttctgttgggAAAGCACTGAAGAGGGTCAGGATTGGAGCCACAAAACAAAATTGCCACAATTGGAATCTAAACAAGAATGAGCAGTTTGTCCTGTTAAACATGTCATAAAACTGAAGACTCTGGTAGCTTATCTTCTGTGTAAACCATACTTACCAGCAAATATTGCTTGTGTATCCAATGTTTACCCTAATGGTTGAGTTATGATTCAGCCACAATGAACAAACGGTATCTGTAAacacaaatgtcacattttctgtttgttgtattcATGGATGTAATAATAACTAGTTAAATATAAGTTTGCCTATTTTACAGTTTGAAGGATTtagttattgcatttttttttctttttaaatataccTACACCTAACACAGAGTTAAATGTAAGTGTAGTGTAAATTAAGTGTAAGTGTAAAATCAGTAATAGTGTGGTGTGGAAGCCCACAGTGGCTCTACGTGTTTACTgggtgctttaaaaaaaaaatccattacaTAACTGTGACTGTTGCCATGTGTCTAGTTTCTATATTTAATGAATTTAAAGAGTGATGAACGGGCAACACATGAAACATGACATCCATAACACAGATGTcgtcaaattaaattaattctTACAGGAAATTGGTTTAGCTGCCTTATTATTAAACTACGAGCTTCATTCATCAGCACTGGCTCAGGACAGGGCAGCTGTCAAGCaagtcaaagaaaaacagagcaagTTTGTTTATCCAGGTTTATTTCTGTACCgtatgtaatttatttttagccTTCAGCTTTCACAAATGCAAGACATTTGTAGATGTAAACCTAGCAGAAAAATAGATGAATATAGAAGGAATCatgtttttgatattgtgtgtCTAAGTAGCTGATGAAAtttcttaaaatgtattaattttttttaggtcaTGTATATTTAGCTATACATGCTTGTTTACCTTTAATGTCAACCCATACTTAAAGTgcttaaaaaatttttttatgtcTCCTTAGACTCTGATAGTGTTTTATGACTGTTTTTAATGTCTTGTCATGTATTACCCTGATAGTAATGCACAACAGAGTACAGGCCATGCTTTCTTTAGCTAGTAAATATTCCCATCTGGGAACAGCTCTCTAACCACACGCATACAAAAGCAcattctttttatttgtatctGTTGTAGATAGTGTAGGTCCGTTAATGTAATGAATTTATTTAGAGCCCAGCCTGCCAGGCCAGGTCAAGCGCTGCACTAGTAAACTAGGACCAGCTAACATCTTTAAGCAGCATCTTCAGTTTCAGTGACCCAAAATTagtaaaaactgacaaaatgtaTTTTGCAAGCTGTGCTGTAGCCCCCCTGTCTTATACTGAatgatttataatttttttctatataaaCATTAATACTTAAATAACAAAATGAAGGGAGAccatataatttcatatttCCATACTGTCAGGATTTGTATAAATATAGCCCTGTGCATAGTTTGTCTGTTAGTCATTTTCTCAGTGACCGTCTGTGATATTTTGACCTTCAGCAACAGCTGAACCTTTTCATGAAATGACTGATGGATAAATGTTTCCCTTTTTAACCCCATTGTACTTGTTTTTCACCAGGGTCAAGTTGACTTCAGAGGTTGTGGCAGTGTGAAACAAGATGATGAAGGGCTTTCCGCACAGAGATACACTTTTGAACCCGACTGCCTCTACGAACATGGAAAGGACTGTCTAAGGGAACCAAGAGCTGCTGAGAAAGTTTGGAGATAATTGGATGAgtctttttctatattttctacTGAGAAACCAGCAGTGGCACTAATTCAGTGACCTAGTGTCAGAGAAGGAGGGCATCATGATCACCACAGCTCTGCGTTGGCTCATCCTAGTGTCTTTTATCATTCTTACCGTTGGTGGTAACGTGTTGGTGTGTTTGGCTGTGGGAATGAGCCGTGGACTGTGGAGACTTGGTAACTGCTTCGTGGTGTCGCTGGCAGTGACAGATCTCCTGCTTGGCCTGCTGGTGCTGCCCTTGTCTGCCACTGTGGAGTTGCGCAGCGGGAAATGGCCCTTTGGAGGAGCTCTGTGTAACATCTACATTTCATTAGATGTCATGCTCTGTACAGCTTCCATTCTGACCCTCTTGGCGATCGGTGTGGACCGATACCTTGCCATATCTGCACCCCTTAGTCACTCCCGGAGAGTTACACCTCTAAGGGTGACTCTGGCCATAACTACCATCTGGGCCATGTCACTAGTTGTGTCCTTTCTGTCTATCCACTTGGGCTGGAACACAGCTGACTACAGAGTTCAAAACTTGGACTGGGGCATGGAGGAGGATGAAAAGGAGGGACGCTACTGCCAGTTTGAATGGAATAACAACTATATACTTATTTATGCCTTCGGCACATTTTACCTGCCTCTGATGATTATGTGTGGATTATATCTTTGCATATTCAGGGTGGCGCGAGAACAGGTCAGTGTTTATTATGATTTTGCTTGATTTGATTACATTATGATCTGTTGAAGATCATAATATAAGgtttgtgggggtttttttgaagGTGTCTAATAAAGATATGATTCTGCACTGCATTTTATAGgaaacaaatattttcagtgggcatttaaatgtgatttattcACAGACATATTGTTGTGTAATAGTAAATTCTTTGTTATCAAATCACTGACTTAGTTGGGTCCCAAGATCTCATTATCTTTGTCCTCTGGCTCTCTATCCTTCTCTTAATAATCTTTTCAGGCGAGGCGAATTCGTGCTACCATACCATCATTTGCACGTACAGCAACTGCAGCGGTAGCTCGAGAGCACAAAGCTACAGTGACCCTGGCTGCAGTACTCGGGGCTTTTGTCATCTGCTGGTTCCCCTACTTTACCTACTTAACCTACATTGGCATGAAGGAAAAGACAAACCCACCAAACACACTTCACTCTGTAGTCCTGTGGTTGGGCTATTTTAACTCCACCCTCAATCCCATCCTTTATCCTGCTTTCAACAGGGATTTCCGCAGGGCCTACAGAGGGCTGCTTCGCTGCAAAAGACTAAATCGCAGAAAACTGCACCTTAATGGTGTGTCTGTAAATAAGCGATTGGCCTTTACTGATGGACAAAGACTGCCCCGAAAGTCTGAGAAACATATGCAAGAATGAAACTGAGGGAAAGAGCCTAAAGCTGCATGTGGAAGATGGTTTTCCTGATGAGCCAAGAAGAAATGCTATGGATGCTGTCTCACTGATAGACTGGCCGCAAGATGTTGCAGCTGCTCACCTACTCAAAGAACCAGATAAGCTAATGATTAACAGTGTAACGTAGATAGTGCCAAAGATTATGCAACTTGAGGCAAAATGCAATAAAGGGTACATAATGTTTGTTAGTGATTAATAACACTGTTATTGGAAAATATCAGCAGCAAAATTCAATCTTCATTTAGTTTAGTCcagacatttttctttaattatgaTGATATTGAACTCAAACAGCGGCATTGAAATGTAAGTGTTTAAGACAACAGTAGGCTTCAGAAAAGAGAAGTGGAGCTCGGTCAGATAAATAGATGACTCAGTAAGTTTCCCAGAAAGCTGCACGGAGACCCGTGTGGTTAAAAGTTTGCAAACTGCTTATTTTCACACCCTCAAGCCCAGCCATTGATTTACTGTGTACAATATGTGTATGTTTTACTGGCCCGAATAGAATAATCTGAAGGACTCCTTTACACTTTTACAGATTAACTGCCACTGAACAGCATGTCTGTTCGTTAAAGTTAAACTGtgataaagttctttttttctggTGGACACGCTTTGCTTAATGAAATGCTGTCAttgatgacaataaaaataTCATCACAGCTTTGCTGCCTTTATTTACTGTAACAACATCAACAGATAAGATCTTTTGGCCATTATAACCGCTGATATCAGATAATAATGACAGGGAATATAATATATAGTCTATtgtcaaaaataattttgagaagtaaaaataaaatctaaatctTTAGATGTTATAACAAGTACAGTTTATATTTAAAGTGTCACACATATactgcacattttatttttatgcatttaataaacatgtttaacacACGTtatatttattagttttattccTTAAAAGTATTGGTATTAATCACTTCCTAACCCTATCAAATCAAGTATTATTCATCTGTAtagatttttcttctttaaattaaaaaccatTAAAACTCACAAGTAAACATTTACATGGAGACTATGAATATTTTACAGACAGTGAACTATGACCTGAATTTTGATCTAGTAAAGTCCAGTTTCATTTGTGTCTTCGAATGATTGAAGACAGCCATCAGTGGGAATTGGTTTCAGAAATCTCATTAACAAGGCGAGCTGAGGGTGATTTTTATGAAAGATTCATGCCGTCACTGGTGACATGGATGGCAGTGTAAGTAGGGTAGTGGAATTTAAATTCTGTTGCTTCAGTCTTGTAGAGAAGAGTATGTTACTGAACAGCAGACATCAGTCACATGTATATGGTCTGAAACTGGTGGCAGAAGATTGTGGGACACATTATAGCTTTAGTGTCACCTTCCAGAGTTTTCCAAAAGTCTGCATGTCAGAGTGTACAGCCATTATACCTGCCAGTatttgtcatggtccctggCTGTTTtgtagtgtttttctttttgtttttttgctttctctggtg
The window above is part of the Archocentrus centrarchus isolate MPI-CPG fArcCen1 chromosome 14, fArcCen1, whole genome shotgun sequence genome. Proteins encoded here:
- the hrh2b gene encoding histamine receptor H2b; this encodes MITTALRWLILVSFIILTVGGNVLVCLAVGMSRGLWRLGNCFVVSLAVTDLLLGLLVLPLSATVELRSGKWPFGGALCNIYISLDVMLCTASILTLLAIGVDRYLAISAPLSHSRRVTPLRVTLAITTIWAMSLVVSFLSIHLGWNTADYRVQNLDWGMEEDEKEGRYCQFEWNNNYILIYAFGTFYLPLMIMCGLYLCIFRVAREQARRIRATIPSFARTATAAVAREHKATVTLAAVLGAFVICWFPYFTYLTYIGMKEKTNPPNTLHSVVLWLGYFNSTLNPILYPAFNRDFRRAYRGLLRCKRLNRRKLHLNGVSVNKRLAFTDGQRLPRKSEKHMQE